A genome region from Candidatus Microthrix parvicella Bio17-1 includes the following:
- a CDS encoding LLM class flavin-dependent oxidoreductase, with amino-acid sequence MTSQHSTPLSVLDLAVVRGGSTVREALEASVAMAQCAERTGYTRVWYAEHHNMASIASSATSVLIAHVAAHTRSIRLGSGGVMLPNHSPLTIAEQFGTLATLHPDRIDLGLGRAPGTDQPTMRALRRDPMSAESFPEDVLELQGFLGDDSRVPGVRAIPGAGTKVPLYILGSSTFGAQLAAHLGLPYGFASHFAPEALTQAVDVYRRGFQPSEQATEPWVIAGVNVIVAPTEREAADELNHATRSRVAALLAPGRKLSDAELDSVMSSPGGRQVASMMRYTASGTPDTVKTYLDDFQQHANADELIVVPASRSVENRLQSLELLAQVSRLG; translated from the coding sequence GTGACCTCACAACACTCAACCCCCCTCTCCGTCCTCGACCTGGCGGTCGTCCGCGGCGGCTCGACGGTACGCGAGGCCCTGGAGGCCAGCGTGGCCATGGCCCAATGCGCCGAACGCACCGGCTACACACGGGTTTGGTATGCCGAGCATCACAACATGGCCTCGATCGCGTCATCTGCGACCAGCGTGTTGATCGCCCACGTGGCCGCTCACACCAGGAGCATCCGGCTGGGCTCCGGCGGCGTCATGTTGCCCAACCATTCGCCCCTGACCATCGCCGAGCAGTTCGGCACGCTGGCCACGCTGCACCCCGATCGGATCGACCTCGGTCTCGGCCGGGCACCCGGCACCGACCAGCCGACGATGCGGGCGCTCCGGCGTGATCCGATGTCGGCAGAGTCCTTCCCCGAGGACGTGCTCGAGTTACAGGGGTTTCTCGGTGACGACAGCCGGGTGCCCGGCGTGCGGGCGATCCCCGGCGCGGGCACCAAGGTGCCGCTGTACATCCTGGGTTCATCAACGTTCGGTGCGCAGCTCGCGGCGCACCTGGGGCTGCCCTACGGGTTTGCCTCGCACTTCGCCCCCGAGGCGTTGACCCAGGCCGTCGACGTGTACCGACGTGGATTTCAACCATCCGAGCAGGCCACCGAGCCGTGGGTGATCGCCGGCGTCAACGTCATCGTCGCCCCGACCGAACGTGAGGCCGCCGACGAACTGAATCACGCCACACGGTCCCGCGTCGCAGCTTTGCTGGCACCCGGACGGAAGCTGTCCGACGCCGAACTGGACTCGGTAATGTCCTCCCCCGGCGGACGACAGGTGGCCTCGATGATGCGTTACACCGCGTCGGGAACACCCGACACCGTGAAGACCTACCTCGACGATTTTCAACAGCACGCAAACGCCGACGAACTGATCGTCGTGCCCGCATCACGTTCGGTGGAAAACCGGCTGCAGAGCCTGGAACTGCTGGCACAGGTTTCCAGGCTCGGCTGA
- a CDS encoding YbhB/YbcL family Raf kinase inhibitor-like protein, which yields MPDMNLGDLSIASSAFQHGERLADKFAYANDNVSPPLTWSDVPEGTAELVLVCNDPDAPMVGGWTHWVLSGIDSQSSGLDGGTDVGVAGTSTFGEEGYGGPAPPPGHGTHHYFFHLYAVDQPSGLPVGATEAEAMAAIAGHIIEQARIVGTYST from the coding sequence ATGCCGGACATGAACCTCGGCGACCTGTCGATCGCCTCCAGCGCCTTCCAACACGGCGAGCGGCTGGCCGACAAGTTCGCCTACGCCAACGACAACGTGTCGCCTCCCCTGACCTGGAGCGATGTTCCCGAGGGCACCGCCGAATTGGTGCTCGTCTGCAACGACCCCGACGCCCCGATGGTTGGGGGTTGGACTCACTGGGTGCTCTCCGGTATCGACTCGCAGAGTTCGGGCCTGGACGGAGGCACCGACGTCGGGGTGGCGGGCACCAGCACCTTCGGCGAGGAGGGCTATGGCGGCCCCGCACCGCCTCCCGGGCACGGCACCCACCACTACTTTTTCCACCTGTACGCCGTCGATCAGCCGTCGGGCCTGCCGGTCGGCGCCACCGAGGCCGAAGCCATGGCGGCCATCGCTGGCCACATCATCGAGCAGGCGCGCATCGTGGGTACCTACAGCACCTGA